One region of Pseudomonas glycinae genomic DNA includes:
- the lspA gene encoding signal peptidase II: protein MPNAVGRFGRLSWLWLSLLVLVVDQASKFYFEGKLEMFQQIVIIPDYFSWTLAYNTGAAFSFLADSSGWQRWLFAVIAIAVSAVLVVWLKRLGRNETWLAIALALVLGGALGNLYDRIALGHVIDFILVHWQNRWYFPAFNFADSAITVGAVMLALDMFKSKKTGEAVHD, encoded by the coding sequence ATGCCTAATGCCGTTGGCCGTTTCGGACGGCTGAGCTGGCTCTGGTTGAGCTTGCTGGTTCTGGTCGTCGACCAGGCCAGCAAGTTCTACTTCGAAGGCAAGCTCGAGATGTTCCAGCAGATCGTGATCATCCCTGATTACTTCAGCTGGACACTGGCCTACAACACCGGCGCAGCCTTCAGCTTCCTCGCGGACAGCTCGGGCTGGCAGCGCTGGCTGTTCGCCGTGATCGCGATTGCGGTCAGCGCAGTGCTGGTGGTCTGGCTCAAGCGCCTGGGCCGCAACGAAACCTGGCTGGCCATTGCGCTGGCGCTGGTGCTGGGCGGCGCACTGGGCAACCTTTATGACCGCATTGCCCTGGGCCATGTGATCGACTTCATTCTGGTGCACTGGCAGAACCGCTGGTACTTCCCGGCGTTCAACTTCGCCGACAGCGCCATTACCGTTGGTGCGGTGATGCTGGCACTGGACATGTTCAAAAGTAAAAAAACCGGAGAAGCCGTTCATGACTGA
- the murJ gene encoding murein biosynthesis integral membrane protein MurJ: protein MNLLKSLAAVSSITMLSRILGFVRDTLIARTFGAGMATDAFFIAFKLPNLLRRIFAEGAFSQAFVPILAEYKSQKGEGATRTFIAYVSGLLTLVLALVTALGMIAAPWVIWATAPGFTDTPEKFQLTSDLLRVTFPYILLISLSSLAGAILNTWNRFSVPAFVPTLLNVSMIVFSLFLTPYFDPPVMALGWAVLVGGLAQLLYQLPHLKKIGMLVLPRLNLRDTGVWRVMKQMLPAIIGVSVSQISLIINTIFASFLVAGSVSWMYYADRLMELPSGVLGVALGTILLPTLAKTYASKDRHEYSRILDWGLRLCFVLVLPCALALGILAEPLTVSLFQYGQFSGFDAEMTQRALIAYSVGLLGIIVIKVLAPGFYAQQNIRTPVKIAIFTLVVTQLFNLVLIGPLAHAGLALAISAGACLNAGLLFYQLRKQQMYQPQPGWLKFGFKLLVAVAVMSVVLLIGMHFMPAWDQGHMLERFLRLGALVVAGVVAYFGMLLLLGFRLRDFNRKALS from the coding sequence ATGAATCTGCTCAAATCGTTGGCCGCCGTCAGCTCTATCACGATGCTTTCCCGGATTCTCGGGTTTGTTCGCGACACGCTCATTGCCCGCACCTTCGGCGCCGGAATGGCGACCGACGCCTTCTTTATCGCCTTCAAATTGCCCAATCTGCTGCGCAGGATCTTCGCCGAGGGGGCATTTTCCCAGGCTTTTGTGCCGATTCTGGCCGAATATAAAAGCCAGAAGGGCGAAGGAGCGACCCGCACCTTTATTGCTTACGTTTCCGGTCTGCTGACGCTGGTTCTGGCGCTGGTCACTGCGTTGGGCATGATCGCCGCGCCCTGGGTGATTTGGGCCACGGCACCGGGTTTCACCGATACGCCGGAAAAATTCCAGCTGACCTCCGATCTGCTGCGAGTGACCTTCCCTTATATATTGCTGATTTCCCTGTCCTCGCTGGCGGGTGCGATCCTCAATACCTGGAACCGTTTCTCGGTGCCAGCGTTCGTGCCGACCCTGCTCAACGTCAGCATGATCGTGTTTTCGCTGTTCCTGACGCCGTATTTCGATCCGCCGGTCATGGCCCTCGGTTGGGCGGTGCTGGTCGGTGGCCTCGCGCAATTGCTCTATCAACTGCCGCACTTGAAAAAGATCGGCATGCTCGTGCTTCCGCGCCTGAATCTTCGCGATACCGGTGTCTGGCGGGTGATGAAGCAGATGTTGCCGGCGATCATCGGCGTCTCGGTCAGCCAGATTTCCCTGATCATCAACACTATTTTCGCCTCGTTCCTGGTGGCGGGCTCGGTGTCCTGGATGTATTACGCCGACCGCCTGATGGAGTTGCCGTCCGGTGTACTCGGTGTGGCGCTGGGCACGATCCTGCTGCCGACACTGGCCAAGACCTACGCCAGCAAGGATCGCCACGAATACTCGCGGATTCTCGACTGGGGCCTGCGCCTGTGCTTCGTGCTGGTATTGCCATGCGCGCTGGCGTTGGGGATTCTGGCCGAGCCGTTGACGGTTTCACTGTTCCAGTACGGCCAGTTCAGCGGATTTGACGCGGAGATGACGCAGCGGGCATTGATTGCCTATTCTGTCGGTCTGCTCGGGATCATCGTGATCAAAGTGCTGGCGCCCGGCTTTTATGCGCAACAGAACATTCGCACACCGGTAAAAATCGCAATCTTCACCCTGGTGGTTACTCAGCTGTTCAACCTGGTGCTGATCGGTCCGCTGGCCCACGCCGGTCTGGCGCTGGCAATCAGCGCCGGTGCCTGCCTGAATGCCGGGTTGCTGTTCTATCAACTGCGCAAACAACAGATGTATCAACCGCAGCCGGGCTGGCTGAAGTTCGGTTTCAAGCTGTTGGTCGCGGTGGCGGTGATGTCGGTGGTGCTGTTGATAGGCATGCATTTCATGCCCGCGTGGGATCAGGGCCACATGCTTGAGCGCTTCCTGCGTCTGGGTGCATTGGTAGTTGCTGGCGTGGTCGCCTATTTCGGCATGTTGCTGCTGCTTGGTTTCCGCCTGCGCGACTTCAATCGCAAGGCCTTGAGCTGA
- the ribF gene encoding bifunctional riboflavin kinase/FAD synthetase, giving the protein MQLVRGLHNLRPQHRGCVATIGNFDGVHRGHQAILARLRERALELGVPSCVVIFEPQPREFFAPETAPARLARLRDKLQLLAAEGVDRVLCLAFNQRLSKLSASEFVDTILVDGLGVQHLEVGDDFRFGCDRLGDFDFLLQAGQVHGFTVEAAQTVELDGIRVSSTQVRNALAAADFALAERLLGRPYRIAGRVLHGQKLARQLGTPTANIQLKRRRVPFTGVYLVDVDIDGKTWPGVANIGVRPTVQGDGKAHLEVHLLDFAGDLYDRRLTVVFHQKLREEQRFASLEALKTAISADVAAARALAAPSAHR; this is encoded by the coding sequence ATGCAGCTGGTTCGAGGCCTCCACAATCTGCGCCCCCAGCATCGGGGCTGCGTCGCCACTATTGGCAACTTTGACGGTGTTCACCGCGGTCACCAGGCCATCCTGGCCCGACTGCGTGAGCGTGCGCTCGAGTTGGGCGTACCCAGCTGCGTGGTGATTTTCGAGCCGCAGCCACGGGAATTCTTTGCCCCGGAGACCGCTCCGGCGCGTCTGGCCCGGTTGCGCGACAAGCTGCAACTGTTGGCTGCCGAAGGCGTCGACCGGGTTCTGTGCCTGGCGTTCAACCAACGCCTGAGCAAGCTCAGCGCCAGCGAGTTCGTTGATACCATCCTGGTTGATGGCCTCGGCGTGCAGCATCTGGAGGTCGGTGACGATTTCCGCTTCGGTTGCGACCGTCTCGGCGATTTCGATTTCCTGTTGCAGGCCGGGCAGGTCCACGGTTTTACCGTGGAAGCGGCGCAAACCGTCGAGCTGGACGGCATCCGCGTCAGCAGCACTCAGGTGCGCAACGCGCTGGCCGCCGCCGATTTTGCCTTGGCCGAGCGCCTGCTGGGTCGCCCGTACCGGATTGCCGGTCGCGTGCTGCACGGCCAGAAGTTGGCCCGCCAGTTGGGTACGCCCACGGCGAATATTCAACTCAAACGCCGTCGCGTGCCGTTCACCGGGGTTTACCTGGTCGACGTCGACATCGACGGCAAGACCTGGCCCGGCGTCGCCAATATCGGCGTGCGGCCCACGGTGCAAGGTGATGGCAAGGCCCACCTTGAAGTCCATCTTTTAGATTTTGCCGGCGATCTGTATGACCGGCGTTTGACGGTGGTTTTCCACCAGAAGCTGCGTGAAGAGCAGCGTTTCGCCTCCCTGGAGGCATTGAAAACGGCGATCAGCGCGGATGTCGCCGCCGCCCGTGCACTAGCCGCACCTAGCGCCCATCGCTAA
- the rpmA gene encoding 50S ribosomal protein L27, translating to MAHKKAGGSTRNGRDSEAKRLGVKMYGGQVIKAGNIIVRQRGTQFHAGYGVGMGKDHTLFAKIEGVIKFEVKGAFGRRYVSVVAA from the coding sequence ATGGCACACAAAAAAGCTGGTGGTAGTACCCGTAACGGTCGCGACTCAGAAGCCAAACGCCTTGGCGTGAAGATGTATGGCGGCCAGGTCATCAAGGCCGGCAACATCATCGTGCGTCAGCGCGGCACCCAATTCCACGCTGGCTACGGCGTTGGCATGGGTAAAGATCACACCCTCTTCGCGAAAATCGAAGGCGTGATCAAGTTTGAAGTAAAAGGCGCCTTCGGTCGTCGTTACGTGAGCGTTGTCGCAGCCTAA
- the ispH gene encoding 4-hydroxy-3-methylbut-2-enyl diphosphate reductase produces the protein MQIKLANPRGFCAGVDRAIEIVNRALEVFGPPIYVRHEVVHNKFVVEDLRSRGAIFVEELDQVPDDVIVIFSAHGVSQAVRTEAAGRGLKVFDATCPLVTKVHIEVAKYSRDGRECILIGHAGHPEVEGTMGQYDASNGGAIYLVEDEKDVAELQVRNPEKLAFVTQTTLSMDDTSRVIDALRTRFPAIGGPRKDDICYATQNRQDAVKQLADECDVVLVVGSPNSSNSNRLRELAERMATPAYLIDGAEDLQKSWFDGVERIGITAGASAPEVLVRGVIQQLQAWGATGADELAGREENITFSMPKELRVRSI, from the coding sequence ATGCAAATCAAACTCGCCAACCCCCGTGGCTTCTGCGCCGGCGTGGACCGGGCGATCGAAATCGTCAACCGCGCCCTGGAGGTCTTCGGGCCGCCGATCTATGTGCGTCACGAAGTGGTGCACAACAAGTTTGTGGTCGAAGACCTGCGCAGTCGTGGCGCGATTTTCGTCGAGGAACTCGATCAGGTACCTGACGACGTTATCGTGATCTTCAGTGCCCACGGCGTCTCGCAAGCCGTGCGCACCGAAGCCGCCGGCCGTGGCCTGAAAGTGTTCGACGCTACCTGCCCATTGGTGACCAAGGTACACATCGAAGTCGCGAAATACAGCCGCGACGGCCGTGAATGCATCCTGATCGGCCACGCCGGTCACCCGGAAGTCGAAGGCACCATGGGCCAGTACGACGCCAGCAATGGCGGTGCGATCTACCTCGTCGAAGACGAGAAGGATGTCGCCGAGTTGCAGGTGCGCAACCCCGAAAAACTGGCCTTCGTCACCCAGACCACGCTGTCCATGGATGACACCAGCCGTGTCATCGATGCGCTGCGTACGCGTTTTCCGGCCATTGGCGGGCCGCGCAAGGACGATATCTGCTACGCCACCCAGAACCGTCAGGACGCGGTCAAGCAACTGGCCGACGAGTGCGACGTGGTGTTGGTGGTGGGCAGCCCGAACAGCTCCAACTCCAACCGCCTGCGTGAACTGGCCGAACGCATGGCCACGCCGGCCTACCTGATCGATGGCGCCGAAGACCTGCAGAAGAGCTGGTTCGACGGTGTCGAGCGTATCGGCATCACCGCCGGTGCCTCTGCCCCGGAAGTCCTGGTACGTGGCGTGATCCAGCAGTTGCAGGCCTGGGGCGCCACCGGCGCCGACGAACTGGCCGGGCGTGAGGAGAACATCACGTTCTCGATGCCTAAAGAGCTGCGCGTACGCTCGATCTGA
- the proB gene encoding glutamate 5-kinase — translation MRSKVTGAQRWVVKIGSALLTADGKGLDRAAMGVWVEQMVALHEAGVELVLVSSGAVAAGMSRLGWTARPSAMHELQAAAAIGQMGLVQAWESSFAEHGRHTAQILLTHDDLSDRKRYLNARSTLRALVELKVIPVINENDTVVTDEIRFGDNDTLAALVANLVEADLLVILTDRDGMFDADPRNNPDAQLIYEARADDPTLDAVAGGTGGALGRGGMQTKLRAARLAARSGAHTIIVGGRLERVLDRLKAGERIGTLLSPERGMLAARKQWLAGHLQTRGTLVLDDGAVSALSQGNKSLLPVGVKLVQGSFRRGEMVVCVAPDGREIARGLANYSALEAQKIIGQSSDAIVGLLGYMAEPELVHRDNLILV, via the coding sequence ATGCGGAGCAAGGTGACAGGTGCGCAGCGTTGGGTCGTGAAGATCGGCAGCGCTTTGCTGACAGCGGATGGCAAAGGGCTGGATCGCGCGGCAATGGGTGTCTGGGTCGAGCAGATGGTGGCTCTGCATGAGGCTGGCGTCGAGCTGGTCCTGGTGTCCTCCGGGGCGGTGGCGGCGGGCATGAGTCGCCTGGGCTGGACCGCGCGACCCAGTGCGATGCACGAGCTCCAGGCTGCCGCTGCAATCGGTCAGATGGGCCTGGTGCAAGCCTGGGAATCGAGCTTTGCCGAGCATGGCCGGCACACCGCGCAGATTCTTCTGACTCACGACGACCTGTCCGATCGCAAGCGTTACCTGAACGCCCGCAGCACCTTGCGTGCGCTGGTCGAGCTGAAAGTCATCCCGGTGATCAACGAAAACGACACCGTGGTCACCGACGAAATCCGTTTCGGCGACAACGATACGCTCGCGGCGCTGGTGGCCAACCTGGTCGAGGCTGATCTGCTGGTGATCCTGACCGATCGCGACGGCATGTTCGACGCCGATCCGCGCAATAACCCTGACGCCCAGCTGATTTACGAAGCGCGCGCCGATGATCCGACGCTGGATGCGGTAGCGGGTGGTACCGGCGGTGCGCTGGGGCGTGGCGGTATGCAGACCAAGCTGCGCGCGGCGCGTCTGGCTGCGCGTTCCGGGGCGCACACCATCATTGTCGGCGGGCGTCTGGAGCGGGTGCTTGATCGTCTGAAGGCGGGTGAGCGCATTGGTACGTTGCTGTCGCCTGAGCGCGGCATGCTCGCGGCGCGCAAGCAGTGGCTGGCCGGGCATCTGCAAACTCGCGGCACGCTGGTGCTGGATGATGGTGCGGTCTCCGCGTTGTCCCAAGGCAACAAAAGCCTGCTGCCGGTGGGCGTCAAACTGGTTCAGGGCAGTTTCCGTCGTGGCGAAATGGTGGTTTGCGTAGCGCCGGACGGTCGTGAGATTGCCCGTGGCCTGGCCAACTACAGCGCGCTGGAGGCACAAAAAATCATCGGCCAGTCGTCGGATGCGATTGTCGGTTTGCTGGGTTACATGGCTGAGCCGGAACTGGTTCACCGTGACAACCTGATTCTGGTTTGA
- the ileS gene encoding isoleucine--tRNA ligase: MTDYKATLNLPDTAFPMKAGLPQREPQILQRWDSIGLYGKLREIGKDRPKFVLHDGPPYANGTIHIGHALNKILKDMIIRSKTLSGFDAPYVPGWDCHGLPIEHKVEVTHGKNLGADKTRELCRAYATEQIEGQKTEFIRLGVLGDFANPYKTMNFKNEAGEIRALAEIVKGGFVFKGLKPVNWCFDCGSALAEAEVEYENKKSSTIDVAFPIADEAKLAAAFGLPSLAKPAAIVIWTTTPWTIPANQALNVHPEFTYALVDIGDKLLVLAEELVESCLTRYGVEGTVLATAPGSALELINFRHPFYDRLSPVYLADYVELGAGTGVVHSAPAYGVDDFVTCKKYGMVNDDILNPVQSNGVYVPSLEFFGGQFIWKANPAIVDKLTEVGALLHTTVIEHSYMHCWRHKTPLIYRATAQWFIGMDKEPVSGDTLRVRSLKAIEDTKFVPAWGQARLHSMIANRPDWCISRQRNWGVPIPFFLNKESGELHPRTVELMEEVAKRVEVEGIEAWFKLDAAELLGDEAPQYDKISDTLDVWFDSGTTHWHVLRGSHPMGHETGPRADLYLEGSDQHRGWFHSSLLTGCAIDNHAPYRELLTHGFTVDESGRKMSKSLGNVIAPQKVNDTLGADIMRLWVASTDYSGEMAVSEQILQRSADAYRRIRNTARFLLSNLTGFNPATDLLPAEDMLALDRWAVDRTLLLQRELQEHYGEYRFWNVYSKIHNFCVQELGGFYLDIIKDRQYTTGADSKARRSCQTALFHISEALVRWIAPILAFTADELWQYLPGERNESVMLNTWYEGLTELPEGFELGREYWDRIMEVKVAVNKEMEIQRAAKAVGGNLQAEVTLFAEDALTADLAKLSNELRFVLITSTATVAPFVQAPADAVATEVSGLKLKIVKSAFPKCARCWHCREDVGVNPEHPEICGRCVDNIDGAGEVRHYA, from the coding sequence ATGACCGACTATAAAGCCACGCTAAACCTTCCGGACACCGCCTTCCCAATGAAGGCCGGCCTGCCACAGCGCGAACCGCAGATCCTGCAGCGCTGGGACAGTATTGGCCTGTACGGAAAGTTGCGCGAGATTGGCAAGGATCGTCCGAAGTTCGTCCTGCACGACGGCCCTCCGTACGCCAACGGTACGATTCACATCGGTCACGCACTGAACAAGATTCTCAAGGACATGATCATCCGCTCGAAGACCCTGTCGGGCTTCGACGCGCCGTATGTCCCGGGCTGGGATTGCCACGGCCTGCCGATCGAACACAAGGTTGAAGTGACTCACGGCAAGAACCTGGGCGCGGACAAGACCCGCGAACTGTGCCGTGCCTACGCCACCGAGCAGATCGAAGGGCAGAAGACCGAGTTCATCCGCCTCGGCGTGCTGGGCGACTTCGCCAATCCGTACAAGACCATGAACTTCAAGAACGAGGCCGGTGAAATCCGCGCCCTCGCCGAAATCGTCAAGGGCGGTTTCGTGTTCAAGGGCCTGAAGCCTGTCAACTGGTGCTTCGATTGCGGTTCGGCCCTGGCCGAGGCGGAAGTCGAGTACGAGAACAAAAAGTCCTCGACCATCGACGTCGCGTTCCCGATTGCTGACGAGGCCAAGCTGGCTGCTGCGTTCGGTCTGCCATCGCTGGCCAAACCTGCTGCCATCGTGATCTGGACCACCACCCCGTGGACCATCCCGGCCAACCAGGCGCTGAACGTTCACCCGGAATTCACCTACGCCCTGGTCGACATCGGCGACAAGCTGCTGGTGCTGGCTGAAGAGCTGGTCGAATCCTGCCTGACCCGTTACGGCGTCGAAGGCACTGTATTGGCGACCGCTCCGGGTTCGGCGCTGGAACTGATCAATTTCCGTCACCCGTTCTACGACCGTTTGTCGCCAGTGTACCTGGCCGACTACGTGGAGCTGGGCGCCGGCACCGGCGTGGTTCACTCCGCGCCGGCCTACGGCGTGGACGACTTCGTGACCTGCAAGAAGTACGGCATGGTCAACGACGACATCCTCAACCCGGTACAGAGCAACGGCGTCTATGTGCCGTCGCTGGAGTTCTTCGGCGGCCAGTTCATCTGGAAGGCCAACCCGGCCATCGTCGACAAGCTGACCGAAGTCGGTGCGCTGCTGCACACCACCGTCATCGAACACAGCTACATGCACTGCTGGCGTCACAAGACCCCGCTGATCTACCGCGCTACCGCGCAGTGGTTCATCGGCATGGACAAGGAGCCGGTCAGCGGCGACACCCTGCGCGTACGCTCGCTCAAAGCCATCGAAGACACCAAGTTCGTCCCGGCCTGGGGCCAGGCGCGCCTGCATTCGATGATCGCCAACCGTCCGGACTGGTGCATCTCCCGTCAGCGCAACTGGGGCGTACCGATCCCGTTCTTCCTGAACAAGGAAAGCGGCGAGCTGCACCCACGCACCGTCGAGCTGATGGAAGAAGTCGCCAAGCGCGTTGAAGTCGAAGGCATCGAAGCCTGGTTCAAACTCGACGCTGCCGAACTGCTGGGCGATGAAGCGCCGCAGTACGACAAGATCAGCGACACCCTCGACGTCTGGTTTGACTCGGGCACCACCCACTGGCACGTCCTGCGCGGTTCGCACCCGATGGGCCACGAGACCGGCCCGCGTGCCGACCTGTACCTGGAAGGTTCGGACCAGCACCGTGGCTGGTTCCACTCGTCCTTGCTGACCGGTTGCGCCATCGACAACCACGCGCCGTACCGCGAGCTGCTGACCCACGGCTTCACTGTGGACGAGTCCGGCCGCAAGATGTCCAAGTCCCTGGGCAACGTGATCGCGCCGCAGAAAGTCAACGATACTCTGGGCGCCGACATCATGCGTCTGTGGGTCGCTTCGACCGACTACTCCGGCGAAATGGCCGTGTCCGAGCAGATCCTTCAGCGCAGTGCGGACGCCTATCGTCGTATCCGTAACACCGCGCGCTTCCTGCTTTCCAACCTGACCGGTTTCAACCCGGCCACCGACCTGCTGCCGGCCGAAGACATGCTGGCGCTGGATCGCTGGGCGGTGGACCGTACCCTGCTGCTGCAACGTGAGCTGCAAGAGCACTACGGCGAATACCGTTTCTGGAACGTCTACTCGAAGATCCACAACTTCTGCGTGCAGGAGCTGGGTGGTTTCTACCTGGACATCATCAAGGATCGCCAGTACACCACCGGCGCCGACAGCAAGGCCCGTCGTTCGTGCCAGACCGCGCTGTTCCACATCTCCGAAGCGCTGGTGCGCTGGATCGCGCCGATCCTGGCCTTCACCGCCGACGAACTGTGGCAATACCTGCCGGGCGAGCGCAACGAATCGGTGATGCTCAACACCTGGTACGAAGGCCTGACCGAGTTGCCGGAAGGCTTCGAGCTGGGGCGCGAGTACTGGGATCGCATCATGGAAGTGAAGGTGGCGGTCAATAAAGAGATGGAAATCCAGCGCGCGGCCAAGGCCGTCGGTGGCAACCTGCAAGCCGAAGTGACGCTGTTCGCCGAAGACGCGCTGACCGCCGACCTGGCCAAACTGAGCAACGAGCTGCGCTTTGTCCTGATTACTTCGACTGCCACTGTTGCACCGTTCGTGCAGGCTCCGGCCGATGCTGTGGCCACCGAAGTCAGCGGCCTGAAGCTGAAGATCGTCAAATCCGCCTTCCCGAAATGTGCCCGTTGCTGGCACTGCCGCGAAGACGTTGGCGTGAACCCGGAGCATCCGGAAATCTGCGGCCGTTGCGTTGACAACATCGATGGCGCCGGCGAGGTTCGTCACTATGCCTAA
- the rpsT gene encoding 30S ribosomal protein S20: protein MANSPSAKKRAKQAEKRRSHNASLRSMVRTYIKNVVKAIDAKDAEKAQAAYVLAVPVIDRMADKGIIHKNKAARHKSRLNGHVKALKAAA from the coding sequence GTGGCCAACTCACCTTCCGCCAAAAAACGTGCAAAACAGGCTGAGAAGCGTCGCAGCCACAACGCCAGCCTGCGTTCCATGGTTCGTACTTACATCAAGAATGTAGTTAAAGCCATCGACGCAAAAGACGCTGAAAAAGCTCAAGCTGCATACGTTCTGGCTGTGCCAGTTATCGACCGCATGGCCGATAAAGGCATCATCCACAAGAACAAGGCTGCTCGTCATAAGAGCCGTCTGAATGGTCACGTCAAGGCACTGAAAGCTGCTGCCTAA
- the fkpB gene encoding FKBP-type peptidyl-prolyl cis-trans isomerase, protein MAEQRIGQNTEVTLHFALRLENGDTVDSTFDKAPATFKVGDGNLLPGFEAALFGFKAGDKRTLTVEPENAFGQPNPQNVQIIPRSQFADMELSPGLLVIFNDAANTELPGVVKEFDDAQVTVDFNHPLAGKTLTFDVEIFSVKAL, encoded by the coding sequence TTGGCTGAGCAACGCATCGGCCAGAACACGGAAGTCACCTTGCACTTTGCATTGCGCCTGGAGAACGGCGACACGGTCGACAGCACCTTCGACAAGGCACCGGCGACCTTCAAGGTCGGCGACGGCAACCTGCTGCCGGGCTTCGAGGCGGCACTGTTCGGTTTCAAGGCTGGCGACAAGCGTACACTGACCGTCGAGCCGGAAAACGCCTTCGGCCAGCCGAACCCGCAAAACGTGCAGATCATTCCGCGTTCGCAGTTTGCGGACATGGAACTGTCGCCGGGTCTGCTGGTGATCTTCAACGATGCGGCCAATACTGAGCTGCCGGGTGTGGTGAAAGAGTTCGACGACGCGCAAGTGACCGTCGACTTCAACCACCCGCTGGCTGGCAAGACGCTGACCTTTGACGTGGAAATCTTCTCCGTCAAAGCGCTCTGA
- a CDS encoding CreA family protein, whose translation MRMAKGLLGLLMALPLLASAEEIGQVSTVFKFVGPNDRIVVEAFDDPKVEGVTCYLSRAKTGGVKGGLGLAEDRAEASIACRQVGPINFKGELKDGEEVFKERTSLVFKTMQVVRFLDKKRNTLVYLVYSDRLIEGSPQNAVTAIPILPWASAH comes from the coding sequence ATGCGCATGGCAAAAGGATTGTTGGGCTTGTTGATGGCGCTGCCGTTGCTGGCCTCGGCCGAGGAAATCGGTCAGGTGTCGACAGTGTTCAAGTTCGTCGGGCCGAACGACCGGATTGTGGTCGAGGCATTCGATGATCCGAAAGTCGAGGGTGTGACTTGCTATCTGTCGCGCGCCAAAACGGGCGGTGTGAAGGGTGGGTTGGGTCTGGCCGAGGATCGTGCCGAGGCGTCCATTGCTTGCCGTCAGGTCGGGCCGATCAACTTCAAGGGTGAATTGAAGGATGGCGAAGAGGTGTTCAAGGAGCGCACTTCGTTGGTGTTCAAGACCATGCAGGTGGTGCGCTTCCTCGACAAGAAGCGCAATACGCTGGTGTATCTGGTCTACAGCGATCGTTTGATCGAGGGTAGCCCGCAGAATGCGGTGACGGCGATCCCGATTTTGCCGTGGGCGTCGGCTCATTAA
- the cgtA gene encoding Obg family GTPase CgtA, which translates to MKFVDEVSIRVKAGDGGNGCMSFRREKFIENGGPNGGDGGDGGSIYMMADENLNTLVDYRYTRHFDAERGSNGGSTDCTGKKGEDLILRVPVGTTVIDSATQEVIGDLTKAGQKLMVVQGGWHGLGNTRFKSSTNRAPRQTTPGKPGEQRDLKLEMKVLADVGLLGLPNAGKSTFIRSVSAAKPKVADYPFTTLVPNLGVVSVDRWKSFVIADIPGLIEGASDGAGLGIRFLKHLARTRLLLHLVDMAPLDESSAPDAAEVIVNELIKFSPSLAERDRWLVLNKCDQILEEEHEARVKEIVDRLEWTGPVYVISAIAKEGTERLTRDIMRYLEDRADRLANDPAYKEELADLDQRIEDEARAQLQALDDKRALRRSGVKSVHDIGDDDWDEEDVDDEDGPEIIYVRD; encoded by the coding sequence ATGAAGTTTGTTGATGAAGTATCGATCCGCGTAAAGGCTGGTGACGGCGGCAATGGCTGCATGAGTTTCCGTCGGGAAAAATTCATTGAAAACGGCGGTCCGAACGGTGGTGATGGCGGTGACGGCGGTTCCATCTACATGATGGCCGACGAAAACCTCAACACCCTGGTGGACTACCGTTACACCCGGCACTTTGATGCTGAGCGTGGCTCCAACGGCGGCAGCACCGACTGCACCGGCAAGAAGGGTGAAGACCTGATCCTGCGCGTGCCGGTCGGCACCACCGTGATCGACTCCGCCACCCAGGAAGTCATCGGCGACCTGACCAAGGCCGGTCAGAAACTGATGGTGGTTCAAGGTGGCTGGCACGGTCTGGGTAACACTCGTTTCAAATCCAGTACCAATCGTGCGCCGCGCCAGACCACGCCGGGCAAGCCGGGCGAGCAGCGCGACCTGAAGCTGGAAATGAAAGTGCTGGCCGACGTTGGCCTGCTGGGCCTGCCGAACGCTGGTAAAAGTACCTTTATCCGTTCGGTATCGGCTGCCAAGCCGAAAGTCGCCGATTACCCGTTCACCACCCTGGTGCCGAATCTCGGTGTGGTTAGCGTTGATCGCTGGAAGAGTTTCGTCATTGCCGACATTCCGGGTCTGATCGAAGGTGCTTCCGACGGTGCTGGCCTGGGGATCCGTTTCCTCAAGCACCTGGCGCGTACTCGTCTGTTGCTGCACCTCGTGGACATGGCGCCGCTGGATGAAAGCAGTGCGCCGGACGCCGCTGAAGTGATCGTCAACGAGCTGATCAAATTCAGTCCGTCGCTGGCCGAGCGTGATCGCTGGCTGGTGCTGAACAAGTGCGACCAGATCCTCGAAGAAGAGCATGAAGCGCGGGTCAAGGAAATCGTTGATCGTCTGGAGTGGACCGGTCCGGTCTACGTGATTTCGGCCATCGCCAAAGAAGGCACCGAGCGCCTGACGCGCGACATCATGCGTTACCTGGAGGATCGTGCCGATCGCCTGGCCAATGATCCGGCCTACAAGGAAGAGCTGGCCGATCTCGATCAGCGCATCGAAGACGAAGCTCGTGCGCAGTTGCAGGCGCTGGATGACAAGCGTGCCCTGCGTCGCAGTGGCGTGAAGTCGGTCCACGATATCGGTGACGATGATTGGGACGAAGAAGATGTGGATGACGAAGACGGTCCGGAAATCATTTACGTGCGTGACTGA